The Agromyces atrinae genome window below encodes:
- a CDS encoding rhamnogalacturonan lyase family protein encodes MRPTPPGRTRSRSRSLFATLTASVVAAALVLVPTAAHADEKVDLAFDFGGPSSPVEPGWIGIAAGSTYSADLGYGFLSGGTSFRDRGGNGSAMLRDFVNGAWEFAVDLPNGTYEVTTWAGDLIAANRTNLTIEGVAFTGPRTNAPDIHEEFFPAVEVSDGQLNIVGAADGRINGIRVQTPLPAPAGLAATVDASGDLSATLTWDAAPDAVEYSVLRSAPGGALTEIGRTASTDYTDDTVGLGESYQYAVATVSAERTSRPSAPIDVQIVDPSLERPAAPTGLVATATERNSVSLAWDDDEDVALWKVFRSTREDIPFEEIALLEEPAFTDASVLTTRPYLYRVVALNGGGTSDESATLATEAVTTLVREAEYLDRSPVAVAVDEGVYLGWRLLGLDDRGLGFDVYRDGAKITDAPITGATNLVDPDGTTESSYLVTAHIGDREVTVTDEFGVWEDQFLDVALDKPADGVTPSGESYTYSPGDASVGDLDGDGEYEIVIIWNPSNTKDNSQSGYTGIVYVDAYKLDGTKLWRIDLGKNIRAGAHYTQLQVFDYDGDGRAEVAFKTADGTVDGTGAVIGDPSADFRNSAGYILSGPEYLTLFEGATGAALDTIEYKPARGNVGSWGDTYGNRVDRFLAGTAYLDGESPSLIVSRGYYTRTVIVAYDIVDGALVERWTFDSNQAGRQYEGQGNHQLSIADVDRDGLDEIVFGALTIDHDGSVLYNTDLKHGDALHVGDFDPARLGLEVFGVHESPGTNGNRIATMRDAETGEVLWANSGSRDTGRGAVAEIDPRHPGSEAWSLSDGGAWNARSGTLKTAAGEELGSTIPAANFVTWWDGDLLREITDHAWDATALTGVPTISKWDWENEREVELFRADGMLSNNGTKGTPVLQADLFGDWREEVVVRHASGDALRILTTTTGTEHRIPTLMHDPTYRLGVAWQNTSYNQPPHPGFHLGVGMEEPPVPSIAYVGAPDEDATAPVIAGLPEGLVNAADGLTLSITADDPESGIRSLDVTFDGEPVSPDAVIDLAGLSGEFEVTATAVNNAGLVAEARSSVLVVPADQATSKPGQGTLSNTSGWANGLHDGNFDVVMNLWWGTPGTLFRLYENGELIETRVLPATAGMSQTTGVTFDGKPNGRYEYTAELVNSKGSTATSSTVVVVNAANPGAPVLSHDNWDGDGAFTVTANLWWGTNATSYRFLLNGAEVGSGDLVARSPGAQRASVELSGIPVGTHTVTAVFANAAGETESAPLTVVVTR; translated from the coding sequence ATGAGACCCACGCCGCCCGGCCGAACCCGGTCACGATCACGGTCGCTCTTCGCGACACTCACCGCCTCGGTCGTCGCCGCGGCCCTCGTCCTCGTTCCGACGGCTGCACACGCCGACGAGAAGGTCGACCTCGCGTTCGACTTCGGCGGACCGTCATCCCCCGTCGAACCCGGCTGGATCGGCATCGCCGCCGGCTCCACCTACTCGGCCGACCTCGGCTACGGCTTCCTCTCGGGCGGCACGAGCTTCCGCGACCGCGGCGGCAACGGCTCGGCGATGCTCCGCGACTTCGTGAACGGCGCGTGGGAGTTCGCCGTCGACCTGCCGAACGGCACGTACGAGGTCACGACGTGGGCGGGCGACCTCATCGCCGCCAACCGCACGAACCTCACGATCGAGGGTGTGGCGTTCACCGGTCCGCGGACGAACGCCCCCGACATCCACGAGGAGTTCTTCCCCGCCGTCGAGGTGAGCGACGGGCAGCTGAACATCGTCGGCGCCGCCGACGGGCGCATCAACGGCATCCGCGTGCAGACGCCGCTGCCCGCACCCGCCGGACTCGCCGCGACCGTCGACGCCTCGGGCGACCTGTCGGCGACCCTCACGTGGGATGCCGCGCCCGACGCCGTCGAATACAGCGTGCTGCGCTCGGCTCCGGGCGGCGCGCTCACCGAGATCGGCCGCACCGCGTCGACCGACTACACCGACGACACCGTCGGGCTCGGCGAGAGCTACCAGTACGCCGTCGCGACCGTGAGCGCCGAGCGCACCTCGCGCCCGTCGGCACCGATCGACGTGCAGATCGTCGACCCGAGCCTCGAGCGCCCCGCGGCGCCGACCGGCCTCGTCGCGACCGCGACCGAGCGCAACAGCGTGTCGCTCGCGTGGGATGACGACGAGGACGTCGCGCTCTGGAAGGTGTTCCGCTCGACGCGTGAGGACATCCCGTTCGAGGAGATCGCCCTGCTCGAGGAGCCGGCCTTCACCGATGCATCCGTCCTCACGACGCGCCCGTACCTCTACCGGGTCGTCGCGCTCAACGGCGGCGGGACGTCGGACGAGTCGGCGACGCTCGCGACCGAGGCCGTCACGACCCTCGTGCGCGAGGCCGAGTACCTCGACCGCTCGCCCGTCGCCGTGGCCGTCGACGAGGGCGTCTACCTCGGGTGGCGTCTGCTCGGTCTCGACGACCGCGGCCTGGGCTTCGACGTCTACCGCGACGGCGCGAAGATCACCGATGCGCCGATCACCGGTGCGACGAACCTCGTCGACCCCGACGGCACGACCGAGTCGAGCTACCTCGTGACCGCGCACATCGGCGACCGCGAGGTCACCGTGACCGACGAGTTCGGCGTGTGGGAGGACCAGTTCCTCGACGTCGCGCTCGACAAGCCCGCCGACGGCGTCACTCCGTCGGGTGAGAGCTACACGTACAGCCCCGGCGACGCGAGCGTCGGAGACCTCGACGGTGACGGCGAGTACGAGATCGTCATCATCTGGAACCCGTCGAACACGAAGGACAACTCTCAGTCGGGCTACACGGGCATCGTCTACGTCGACGCGTACAAGCTCGACGGCACGAAGCTGTGGCGCATCGACCTCGGCAAGAACATCCGCGCCGGCGCGCACTACACGCAGTTGCAGGTGTTCGACTACGACGGCGACGGCCGCGCCGAGGTGGCGTTCAAGACCGCCGACGGCACGGTCGACGGAACGGGCGCCGTCATCGGCGACCCTTCCGCCGACTTCCGGAACTCCGCCGGGTACATCCTCTCGGGCCCTGAGTACCTGACCCTCTTCGAGGGCGCGACGGGTGCGGCGCTCGACACGATCGAGTACAAGCCCGCCCGCGGCAACGTCGGATCGTGGGGCGACACGTACGGTAACCGGGTCGACCGGTTCCTTGCCGGAACCGCCTACCTCGACGGCGAGAGCCCGAGCCTCATCGTGAGTCGCGGCTACTACACGCGCACCGTCATCGTCGCGTACGACATCGTCGACGGCGCTCTCGTTGAGCGCTGGACATTCGACTCGAACCAGGCCGGCCGTCAGTACGAGGGTCAGGGCAACCACCAGCTCTCGATCGCCGACGTCGACCGCGACGGACTCGACGAGATCGTCTTCGGTGCCCTCACGATCGACCACGACGGCTCGGTGCTCTACAACACCGACCTCAAGCACGGCGACGCGCTGCACGTCGGCGACTTCGACCCTGCGCGTCTGGGCCTCGAGGTCTTCGGCGTGCACGAGTCGCCCGGCACGAACGGCAATCGCATCGCGACGATGCGCGACGCCGAGACGGGCGAGGTGCTCTGGGCGAACTCGGGCTCGCGCGACACCGGTCGCGGCGCGGTGGCTGAGATCGACCCGCGTCATCCCGGATCGGAGGCGTGGTCGCTCTCCGACGGCGGCGCGTGGAACGCCCGTTCCGGCACGCTCAAGACGGCGGCCGGCGAGGAGCTCGGCTCGACCATCCCCGCGGCGAACTTCGTCACGTGGTGGGACGGCGACCTCCTCCGCGAGATCACCGACCACGCGTGGGATGCGACGGCGCTCACGGGCGTTCCGACGATCTCGAAGTGGGATTGGGAGAACGAGCGCGAGGTCGAGCTGTTCCGTGCCGACGGCATGCTCTCGAACAACGGCACGAAGGGCACCCCGGTGCTGCAGGCCGACCTGTTCGGCGATTGGCGTGAAGAGGTCGTCGTGCGGCACGCGTCGGGCGACGCCCTCCGCATCCTCACGACGACGACTGGAACGGAGCACCGCATTCCGACGCTCATGCACGACCCGACCTACCGGCTCGGCGTCGCATGGCAGAACACGTCCTACAACCAGCCCCCGCACCCCGGCTTCCACCTCGGGGTCGGCATGGAGGAGCCGCCGGTTCCGTCGATCGCCTACGTGGGCGCTCCCGACGAGGATGCCACGGCGCCCGTCATCGCGGGACTGCCCGAGGGTCTCGTGAACGCCGCCGACGGTCTGACGCTGTCGATCACGGCGGATGACCCGGAGTCCGGCATCCGTTCGCTCGACGTGACCTTCGACGGCGAGCCCGTCTCGCCCGACGCGGTCATCGACCTCGCGGGCCTGTCGGGCGAGTTCGAGGTGACGGCGACCGCGGTGAACAACGCCGGCCTCGTCGCCGAAGCGCGTTCGAGCGTGCTCGTGGTGCCGGCCGATCAGGCGACGTCGAAGCCCGGACAGGGAACGCTCTCGAACACGAGCGGCTGGGCGAACGGGCTGCACGACGGCAACTTCGACGTCGTGATGAACCTGTGGTGGGGTACCCCCGGCACGCTCTTCCGGCTCTACGAGAACGGCGAACTCATCGAGACGCGCGTGCTGCCGGCGACGGCCGGCATGTCGCAGACGACGGGCGTCACGTTCGACGGCAAGCCCAACGGGCGGTACGAATACACGGCTGAGCTCGTCAACTCGAAGGGTTCGACCGCGACATCCTCGACGGTCGTCGTCGTGAACGCGGCGAACCCCGGCGCGCCCGTGCTGAGCCACGATAACTGGGACGGCGACGGCGCCTTCACCGTCACCGCGAACCTGTGGTGGGGCACGAACGCGACGTCGTACCGGTTCCTGCTGAACGGAGCCGAGGTGGGTTCGGGCGACCTCGTCGCGCGGAGCCCCGGTGCGCAGCGCGCGAGTGTCGAGCTGTCGGGCATCCCGGTCGGAACCCACACGGTGACGGCGGTCTTCGCCAACGCCGCGGGCGAGACCGAGAGCGCACCTCTCACCGTGGTGGTCACCCGCTAG
- a CDS encoding YqaJ viral recombinase family protein: MEQVPLSLFVSDPAPRLSHRERIVADSGDRVAWLRARAQGITATDVAKLSSAASIQTAAWEKFHGSFSGNSYTQHGREREPVIAEWVLREHGIDASSLLFHAEADRRHLATPDGLVERADGRLELAEIKTTSKPWRSIPRAYLRQVWWQQYVLGAERTLVVWEQHEGFRPVGDPECRWVDRDDSQIELLVHLADSLLAALGRPPRPARGPMVLRTDV; this comes from the coding sequence ATGGAACAGGTGCCGCTCTCGCTCTTCGTGAGCGACCCGGCGCCCCGCCTCTCGCACCGCGAGCGGATCGTCGCCGACTCGGGCGATCGCGTCGCGTGGCTCCGTGCCCGCGCGCAGGGCATCACGGCGACGGATGTCGCGAAGCTCTCGTCGGCCGCCTCGATCCAGACGGCCGCGTGGGAGAAGTTCCACGGCTCGTTCTCGGGCAACTCGTACACGCAGCACGGCCGCGAGCGCGAACCCGTCATCGCCGAGTGGGTGCTGCGCGAGCACGGCATCGACGCGAGCTCGCTCCTCTTCCACGCCGAGGCCGATCGGCGACACCTCGCGACGCCCGACGGCCTCGTCGAACGCGCCGACGGCCGCCTCGAGCTCGCCGAGATCAAGACGACGTCGAAGCCGTGGCGCTCGATCCCCCGCGCCTACCTCCGACAGGTGTGGTGGCAGCAGTACGTGCTCGGCGCCGAACGCACCCTCGTCGTGTGGGAGCAGCACGAAGGATTCCGACCCGTCGGCGACCCCGAATGCCGGTGGGTCGATCGTGACGACTCGCAGATCGAGCTGCTCGTGCACCTCGCCGACTCGCTCCTCGCCGCCCTCGGCCGCCCGCCGCGGCCGGCCCGGGGGCCGATGGTCCTCCGGACCGACGTGTGA
- a CDS encoding alpha/beta fold hydrolase: MTTLLLHGLGADSTQPLGLFSPVLDALGHDDVSAPDVRAHGTAAHSLGTAADYALDRLADDALSRVGTLDGPVTLIGISMGAAIALRIALRRLVPIERAIFVRPAFGSVPLADNLAPFPVIGELLRSRGPVEGARVFRQSEAYHRIELASPAGGRGLLSQFRATDATGRSIRLIEVPRNRAYASSAELTGLGDVATAVIGAPRDPVHPFALAEEWAGGLGAPLERLPARDDGLAAQTEALRTFVARHLA; the protein is encoded by the coding sequence GTGACGACACTCCTCCTGCACGGGCTCGGAGCCGACAGCACTCAGCCGCTCGGCCTCTTCTCCCCCGTGCTCGATGCGCTCGGCCACGACGACGTCTCTGCCCCCGACGTGCGCGCTCACGGCACCGCGGCCCATTCGCTCGGAACCGCCGCCGACTACGCCCTCGACCGACTCGCCGACGACGCGCTCTCCCGCGTCGGCACGCTCGACGGGCCGGTCACCCTCATCGGCATCTCGATGGGTGCCGCGATCGCCCTCCGCATCGCGCTCCGTCGCCTCGTACCGATCGAGCGCGCGATCTTCGTGCGGCCCGCCTTCGGCAGCGTGCCCCTCGCCGACAATCTCGCGCCCTTCCCCGTCATCGGCGAGCTCCTCCGCTCGCGCGGCCCCGTCGAGGGCGCCCGCGTGTTCCGCCAGAGCGAGGCATACCACCGCATCGAGCTCGCCTCCCCCGCGGGCGGGCGCGGCCTCCTGTCGCAGTTCCGGGCGACGGATGCCACGGGCCGGTCGATCCGACTCATCGAGGTTCCGCGGAACCGCGCCTACGCGTCATCCGCCGAACTCACCGGCCTCGGCGATGTCGCGACGGCCGTGATCGGCGCACCCCGCGACCCCGTGCACCCCTTCGCCCTTGCGGAGGAATGGGCCGGCGGCCTCGGGGCGCCGCTCGAGCGTCTGCCAGCGCGCGACGACGGGCTCGCCGCGCAGACCGAGGCGTTGCGCACGTTCGTCGCGCGGCACCTCGCCTGA
- a CDS encoding Pr6Pr family membrane protein, whose translation MKPLVIVLRIAAAAAIVIAIVGQFVQSWSMVPDRLAFVVNFFSFFTILSNALSAIVLVVGVVYAVAGRVDPPTYNLVRACIVTYMATTFVVYNLLLRDISLDQATTVAWSNEILHVWAPLYLVVDWLIAPGRTPIAWQRFWLIAVFPLVWAVYSMIRGPIVGWYPYPFLNPANGGYGAVAVYVIAIAAFILLVGAGVVALSRTRLPAARRG comes from the coding sequence GTGAAACCGCTCGTCATCGTGCTGCGCATCGCCGCCGCGGCCGCCATCGTCATCGCGATCGTCGGTCAGTTCGTGCAGAGCTGGAGCATGGTGCCCGACCGGCTCGCTTTCGTCGTCAACTTCTTCAGCTTCTTCACGATCCTCTCGAACGCGCTCTCGGCGATCGTGCTCGTCGTCGGAGTCGTCTACGCGGTCGCCGGTCGCGTCGACCCTCCGACCTACAACCTCGTGCGCGCGTGCATCGTGACGTACATGGCGACGACGTTCGTCGTCTACAACCTCCTGCTGCGCGACATCTCGCTCGACCAGGCGACGACGGTGGCGTGGTCGAACGAGATCCTCCACGTGTGGGCGCCGCTCTACCTCGTCGTCGACTGGCTCATCGCACCGGGTCGCACGCCCATCGCGTGGCAGCGGTTCTGGCTCATCGCCGTGTTCCCTCTCGTGTGGGCCGTGTACTCGATGATCCGCGGGCCGATCGTCGGCTGGTACCCGTACCCCTTCCTCAACCCCGCGAACGGCGGCTACGGGGCGGTCGCGGTCTACGTCATCGCGATCGCGGCGTTCATCCTGCTCGTCGGCGCGGGTGTCGTCGCGCTCTCGCGCACGCGGCTGCCCGCCGCGCGACGGGGCTGA
- the eccCa gene encoding type VII secretion protein EccCa, with translation MSGPRLAPPRVPSGTITVQAPPELTPGDGAGGMLTSMLPMLGSIGAIVMVSVSNTGPTGFLTGGMFLLSSLGFVAVNGWRQRSQRTTATLAARREYLAYLTELRKTVRVAARQQRRSANWALPAPSTLPFIAEERTRVWERSPGDTDFLSVRVGTSDQPLCLALEAPELPPLAQLDPVAASAAHRFMLTHETQKNLPVGITLRDYARIEVTGGEAEARGLARAMLLHAATMHDPDSLQIVIAAEDAALPQWEWAKWLPHAHSRRVSDALGPARMIGSSVTELGELLPSDVRERPRFARDGSPAKTPHVVFVTDGAHIPMSDILLAGDGTSGVTVIDLPARWGELDDPDALRIAFDDSGDAAELITLQLPARRFTPDTVSIVEAEATARRLMPLYSMTSTEKTTRGSTKQEELIDLLGLPDVRDIDFDVAWQPRLERDRLRVPIGQDTTGLPIVLDIKESAQQGMGPHGVMIGATGSGKSEVLRTLVLALALTHSPEQLNFVLVDFKGGATFAGMAGMPHVSAIITNLGDEISLVDRFQDALQGEVVRRQELLRASGNFANVSDYEKARRGGRTDLAPLPALLIVADEFSELLAAKPEFVESFVNIGRVGRSLQVHLLLASQRLEEGKLRGLDTYLSYRVGLRTFSAAESRSILGVPDAYTLPQQPGVGFLKSDTETMTQFRAAYVSGPPPRRRRAISSGTSSSGSSEASVELFTAAPSAKPEPTDDAPAIEPTVSEPEEKRSTFEIAVERMSGRGPVAHRVWLPPLETPATLDQLFGDLTVDPALGLVSRQWRAVGGLTVPLGIVDVPLEQRRENLVISLGGAAGHMAIVGAPLSGKSTLARTTMVALALTHTPLEVQFFVLDFGGGSFSGLQSFPHLSGLATRSEPDVVRRTIAEVMGLLNAREVYFRQNGIDSIDTYRQRRATGQVDDGYGDVFLVIDGWSTLRGEFEALEAQIQTIAARGLTYGIHIVITAARWMEVRANLKDLIGTRVELRLGDSTDSEINRKAAANVTAIPGRGLNAAGLQMLTALPRIDGVDDASSLADGVDHVIEQVTAAWTGPAGPKLRLLPESISLDEIRPLLAPDSREIVLGIDEADLAPFTIDPLEEPHLYLYGDSDSGKSSMLRAYAHEIMRLYTPKEAKIFVLDYRRALLGEIPQEYLGAYLTAHDMAMSGVAELAAFFQSRIPGPDVTPEQLRSRSWWTGAEGFILVDDYDLVSTSLGNPLAAIAPLLAQASDLGLHVILTRRAGGASRAAYDPIIQRLTDLGTTGILLSGNPEEGQLIGKVKAAPAVPGRAQIVSRSRGVVAAQLAWVPPHFS, from the coding sequence ATGAGCGGACCACGACTCGCACCACCCCGGGTGCCCTCGGGCACCATCACCGTGCAGGCCCCTCCCGAGCTCACCCCGGGTGACGGCGCCGGCGGCATGCTCACGTCGATGCTGCCCATGCTCGGCTCGATCGGTGCGATCGTCATGGTGAGCGTCTCGAACACCGGCCCGACAGGCTTCCTCACCGGTGGCATGTTCCTGCTGTCATCCCTCGGCTTCGTCGCCGTCAACGGATGGCGGCAGCGCTCGCAGCGCACGACGGCGACGCTCGCTGCGCGCCGCGAGTACCTCGCCTACCTCACCGAGCTCCGCAAGACCGTGCGCGTCGCTGCCCGGCAGCAGCGCCGATCGGCCAACTGGGCGCTGCCCGCGCCGTCGACGCTGCCCTTCATCGCCGAAGAGCGCACGCGTGTGTGGGAGCGTTCGCCGGGCGACACCGACTTCCTCTCGGTGCGCGTGGGAACCAGCGACCAGCCGCTGTGCCTCGCGCTCGAAGCGCCCGAACTGCCGCCGCTCGCGCAGCTCGACCCGGTCGCGGCATCGGCCGCGCACCGCTTCATGCTCACGCACGAGACGCAGAAGAACCTTCCCGTCGGCATCACCCTGCGCGACTACGCGCGCATCGAGGTCACGGGCGGCGAAGCCGAAGCGCGCGGTCTCGCCCGGGCGATGCTGCTGCACGCCGCGACGATGCACGACCCCGACAGCCTGCAGATCGTGATCGCGGCCGAGGACGCCGCGCTCCCGCAGTGGGAGTGGGCCAAGTGGCTGCCGCACGCGCACTCGCGCCGTGTGAGCGACGCTCTCGGGCCGGCGCGCATGATCGGGTCGTCCGTCACCGAGCTCGGCGAACTGCTGCCGTCCGACGTGCGCGAGCGCCCGCGCTTCGCGCGCGACGGTTCGCCCGCGAAGACCCCGCACGTCGTCTTCGTGACCGACGGGGCGCACATCCCGATGAGCGACATCCTCCTCGCCGGCGACGGCACGAGCGGCGTCACCGTCATCGACCTTCCCGCTCGATGGGGAGAGCTCGACGATCCCGACGCGCTGCGCATCGCCTTCGACGACTCGGGCGACGCGGCCGAGCTCATCACCCTCCAGCTTCCCGCGCGCCGGTTCACGCCCGACACCGTGAGCATCGTCGAGGCCGAGGCGACGGCTCGTCGTCTCATGCCGCTCTACTCGATGACGAGCACCGAGAAGACGACGCGCGGATCGACGAAGCAGGAAGAGCTCATCGACCTGCTCGGCCTGCCCGACGTGCGCGACATCGACTTCGACGTCGCGTGGCAGCCGCGCCTTGAGCGCGACCGCCTGCGCGTGCCGATCGGTCAGGACACGACCGGCCTGCCGATCGTGCTCGACATCAAGGAGTCCGCCCAGCAGGGCATGGGTCCGCACGGTGTCATGATCGGTGCGACCGGTTCGGGTAAGTCGGAGGTGCTCCGAACGCTCGTGCTCGCCCTCGCGCTCACCCACTCGCCCGAGCAGCTGAACTTCGTGCTCGTCGACTTCAAGGGTGGCGCGACCTTCGCCGGCATGGCCGGCATGCCGCACGTCTCGGCCATCATCACGAACCTCGGCGACGAGATCTCGCTCGTCGACCGATTCCAGGACGCCCTGCAGGGCGAGGTCGTGCGCCGCCAGGAGCTGCTGCGCGCGTCCGGCAACTTCGCCAACGTCTCCGACTACGAGAAGGCGCGTCGCGGTGGCCGCACCGACCTCGCACCGCTGCCGGCCCTCCTCATCGTCGCCGACGAGTTCTCCGAGCTGCTCGCCGCGAAGCCCGAGTTCGTCGAGAGCTTCGTCAACATCGGTCGCGTCGGCCGTTCGCTGCAGGTGCACCTGTTGCTCGCGTCGCAGCGCCTCGAAGAGGGCAAGCTCCGCGGCCTCGACACCTACCTCTCGTACCGCGTCGGTCTCCGCACGTTCTCGGCGGCCGAGTCGCGCTCGATCCTCGGTGTGCCCGACGCCTACACGCTTCCGCAGCAGCCCGGTGTCGGATTCCTGAAGAGCGACACCGAGACGATGACGCAGTTCCGTGCGGCGTACGTCTCCGGACCTCCGCCCCGTCGACGCCGGGCCATCAGCTCCGGCACGAGTTCGTCCGGTTCGAGCGAGGCGTCGGTCGAGCTCTTCACGGCCGCCCCCTCGGCCAAGCCCGAGCCGACCGACGACGCGCCGGCCATCGAGCCGACCGTGAGCGAGCCCGAAGAGAAGCGATCGACGTTCGAGATCGCCGTCGAGCGGATGTCGGGTCGGGGCCCCGTCGCCCACCGCGTGTGGCTGCCGCCCCTCGAGACTCCCGCGACGCTCGACCAGCTCTTCGGCGACCTCACCGTCGACCCCGCACTCGGCCTCGTCTCGCGTCAGTGGCGCGCCGTCGGCGGACTCACGGTGCCGCTCGGCATCGTCGACGTCCCGCTCGAGCAGCGCCGCGAGAACCTCGTGATCTCCCTCGGTGGTGCCGCCGGACACATGGCGATCGTGGGTGCGCCGCTCAGCGGCAAGTCGACGCTCGCCCGAACGACCATGGTCGCGCTCGCGCTCACGCACACGCCGCTCGAGGTGCAGTTCTTCGTGCTCGACTTCGGTGGCGGTAGCTTCTCGGGCCTGCAGAGCTTCCCGCACCTCTCCGGGCTCGCGACGCGCTCCGAGCCCGACGTCGTGCGACGCACCATCGCCGAGGTCATGGGTCTGCTCAACGCCCGCGAGGTGTACTTCCGCCAGAACGGCATCGACTCGATCGACACGTACCGTCAGCGCCGGGCCACGGGTCAGGTCGACGACGGCTACGGCGACGTCTTCCTCGTCATCGACGGCTGGTCGACGCTCCGCGGCGAGTTCGAGGCGCTCGAGGCTCAGATCCAGACGATCGCCGCGCGAGGCCTTACCTACGGCATCCACATCGTCATCACGGCCGCGCGCTGGATGGAGGTCCGCGCGAACCTCAAGGACCTCATCGGCACGCGCGTCGAGCTGCGTCTCGGTGACTCGACCGACTCCGAGATCAACCGCAAGGCTGCGGCGAACGTGACCGCCATCCCCGGACGCGGTCTGAACGCCGCCGGGTTGCAGATGCTCACGGCGCTGCCGCGCATCGACGGTGTCGACGACGCGTCGAGCCTCGCCGACGGCGTCGACCACGTCATCGAACAGGTGACCGCCGCGTGGACGGGGCCGGCCGGCCCGAAGCTCCGTCTGCTGCCCGAGAGCATCTCGCTCGACGAGATCCGCCCGCTCCTCGCGCCCGACTCGCGCGAGATCGTGCTCGGCATCGACGAGGCAGACCTCGCGCCCTTCACGATCGATCCGCTCGAGGAGCCGCACCTGTACCTGTACGGTGACTCCGACTCGGGCAAGTCGTCGATGCTGCGCGCGTACGCCCACGAGATCATGCGCCTCTACACGCCGAAGGAAGCGAAGATCTTCGTGCTCGACTACCGTCGCGCACTGCTCGGCGAGATCCCGCAGGAGTACCTCGGGGCGTACCTCACGGCTCACGACATGGCGATGAGCGGTGTGGCCGAGCTCGCCGCGTTCTTCCAGAGCCGCATCCCCGGACCCGACGTCACCCCCGAGCAGCTGCGGTCACGGTCGTGGTGGACGGGCGCCGAAGGCTTCATCCTCGTCGACGACTATGACCTCGTGTCGACGTCGCTCGGCAACCCGCTCGCCGCGATCGCCCCGCTCCTCGCCCAGGCGAGCGACCTCGGCCTCCACGTCATCCTCACCCGACGTGCGGGCGGTGCGAGCCGTGCGGCCTACGACCCGATCATCCAGCGCCTGACCGACCTCGGCACGACCGGCATCCTGCTGAGCGGAAACCCGGAAGAGGGCCAGCTCATCGGCAAGGTCAAGGCTGCACCCGCCGTGCCCGGCCGCGCGCAGATCGTCAGCCGCAGCCGCGGTGTCGTCGCCGCTCAGCTCGCCTGGGTGCCGCCGCACTTCTCCTGA